GGGGTAGCTTAGAACGGTGCCGTGTCCGATGGGGTTGGACTCGCCTACAAAGAATGAAAGAATCCAATCGTAAATGCGACGGAAAGGATTTCTGCGATAGTACTTTCGGCGGTTCTTCATCATGACTGCATCAAGAACGCCTTCATCATCAAAGATTTCGGCAACCTTATTGACGGGGTGAGTGATTCCCGCAAAGCCCTGGTGGGCCCAGGTGTCAACGAAAGCATGCGTTGTGACTCCCAAGAGGTGGTAGCCAAAAGATTTCTGAAAGTTCTCAATGCATTCTTTAAGAATATCCTGTGCGACCGGGCTGTTTGGTCGGCATATTAATTTTTGTACCAAAGAATCCACAGTCCCAACGCGCACTTCATTTCCAGGAATAAAGTGAAAGGGAATCCACACATGGTGATTGGCGAGCTCTTTGAAGTTTCGATAGTCGAGCATCTTGTGGGCGCTCGCCTGAAACTGATAGGCGGAATGGTTTTCAAATAAAATAGTTCCTGAGTGAATGGCATCGTCCACATATTGCGAACTGCTGGCAATGGTATTTGCTTCGAAGGGCGAAAACCCACTCATGCGGGCTAAAACATAGGTGATACCCAAGTGAAAGTCGATTTGCATATTAAACCTTTTGTTCCTTCAGGAAAGCGAGAAGTTTCGGGAAGACTTCAATGTGCGAATACTGGCCCATAAAGGTGTCCTGATGGCCATAGCCAGGGAACTCGAGGTATTGAACTCGGGAGGCGTTCTTGCCGGTTTTCAATGCCTCGTAAGTCATTTTGTTAGAGCCCGGGAAGATGTTGTTTTCAGATCCACTGATAAACAGAATGGGCGGGAGATCCCTCTTTTGAGATTCCTGCAGATAGTTGGTCTTCTTATCAAAAGAGACAGAAGCCTTGGCAAAAAGCATCTTTCGAATATGGCGATAGTAGTGAAAGCTAGTGCCTCCAAAAAGATCGGCCAAACGACGATGTGTAGTCGGGTGAATGTTGCGATGGACATAAGCGGCTGGGTATCCCCAGCCCCACATAAAGCTGACCAGATGACATGCCGGTTCTTTGCACTCATGACGAATGCCTCTTTCCATCCAATAAAGCCATTTGCCAAATCCAGGACCTGGGAAATAAGGCATGCGCGGACTGATGTAAGCATAACCAAAAAGATATTCTAAGAGTTCTGGCCCAAAGATCATTTTAAGAAAGGCCTGCCAACGAACTTTGGGAGTTAAAGAGACACTGTTTGAGATAACGCTGGCGATACCTTTAACATGTCCTGCCGCCAGTGAAGCCATGAATGACAAAGAGCCAACGCAGTGACTGACGACATGAATTTTCACATCCTCTCCGCAGGCTTGGCGAATGAACTCGATCGCTTTTGGGATGTCATTCTTCGCAATGTCATCAATGTTGTAGCGATGAGGCATTAAGTTGTAGACGAAACGACCGCTGCCGCGCCAATCCAAAGACCATACATCCGTGAAGCCATTGGCATGCAGATAATTTACGAAGTTTTGATGCTCAGGCATGATGTACATGTCCGTGGATGTCGTTAAGCCGTGTAGTAAAAGAACGACGTTCTTAGTTTCTTTGGCTTTAAACCGTTGCACTGAGATGGTCAGCCCATCTTGCGTATCCAGTGGGTAGAGATGTTTTTCCCCCAGTGCGACACCTTGGGTGGAGTTCACGGGGAAGAGATGTTCATTCCAGCGCGCAGAAGTTGTTGTAAAGATGAAGGGAGCATAAGCCACCCAAAGATTGCTGGCGAAGACATTTAAAAACTTTATCACCGCGTTCTGCTCTTCAAGGGCTGAAGGAGCGTTACTTTTAAAAGTGCCAAGTTGCTTGATGAAATCACTGACCGAGATTCGCAAGATTCCGACACCTTGAACCTTCTTATTTGCGGGATGGTCGAAGGTGGAGTGTCCTTCCCAAAGGTAATAGTACAAGGTGGTGGTCTGATTCCACATCTCAAAAGAATCTTCCTTGAGCACTTCTTTGAAGCCAAAGAAGGTCCAAGCTTTTCCCTGAGAATCTTTCAAAAATAACGTGTAATGCATTTCCTTGGCTGTATCCAAATCGGGACTTGCCTCAGAGCGCACGAAGAGATTGAACAAGCCTGTCTCGACGGTGAGATCCTGTCCGCCTTGGAAATTGGTGATCTTGCCGAAAGCGATGGCCTGCAACAAAGGATCGACGATGAACTGATCCAAGTCGTTGACCTTGATCGTGAGGGTGAACTCGAAGGGGGTTCGTTCATTGGCTTCTTCGATTTGTACGAAGTCGTTTCGCTTCAAGGGACTATTGGCCGAAAGAGTAAATTGCTTTTCGATGAAGTGGCCGGCCATTCTCTCTGTGAACTCGAGGGAGGTGCTTTGGTGTGTCACTAAGTCTTCCTTTGTTTACATCTATAGTAGGAAGCTTCTTGAGTTCGGTAAATGGGCAATATCGACCTAGGATCGGTGGACAGTGAAATAAAGTCTTGGACGCGGCAGCTTTCTGAAGCAGAAAAGTTCTTGCCTCCGGAATCAGTCGAGGAAAACATATCCGCATGAGAATTGAAGAACTTTACATTTATCCAGTTAAATCAGCCCGCGCACAAGCATTAAAAGAAATGAAGATGACTCACGAGGGTCCCGAAGGGGATCGTCAGTGGATGCTGATTGATGAAAATGGAAAGTTTATTTCTCAAAGAACCGTGCCCAAGTTGGCAACTCTTGAAGTTTTCCATGAGACTGCCGCTTTGACGATGGGTTTTGAAAAGATGTTCTTTAAGATTTCGAAGAATAATTCTTTTCAGCGCAAGGTGAAAGTGTCGGTTTGGAATGACACTTTTGAGGCGGCGCTGGAACCGGATTTGTATTCTCAAGCGCTGTCTCAATATTTGGGAGTGAATTGTCGCTTGGTTCGCTATGCGCCGTACTCACAACGTCGCGTGCTTTCACATGCGGCTGATTGGAAACCTGAAGTTCGTTTTGCCGATGGCAGACCTTTACAACTTGTGAACCTGAAAAGTCTGGAAGAGCTGAATTCACGTCTGGCGCAACCGGTGGGTGTGGATCGCTTCCGTGCAAATATCATTTTTCAGGGTGAGAAAGCCTATGAAGAAGAGACTTGGAAGAAGATCAAAGTAGGCGAAGTGGTGTTCTCACTTCCAAAAAAATGTGCGCGCTGTACGATTATCACTATTGATCAAAAGACCGGAATTCCCAGTGGACCTGATCCACTAAAAACCTTGGCAGGCTATCGCCGCGAGGGAAATGGTGTCTTCTTTGGAACTTTGTGGATCCCTGAAAATGAAGGTCTCATTCGTGTCGGCGACAGTCTGCAGGTTTTGGAGTAGTCTTCACTTCATAAGAAGTCGGGCTGACACTTCTGGCGGTCTGTAAATTCTGTACACAGTAAAAATCCTTTTAATTGCGTCTAGGCAAGGCCCAATGCATGCACCTTCTAAGAGTGGAATAAGACTCTTTTTTAAAGGTGTATCATGTTGAGACAAATTCTTGCGATCATACTTGTAGCTACCGGTTTGCTGTTCGCCAGTCTTTCTTTGGCTTCTAGTCATAAGAACGGAGCCCAGAAGGAGCTCTATTTGTCCTATGAACAGCGCCTGGCATTGACCTACGCGATGATGGCCCATGGTGAAAAGCCAGAGGTTCAGAGGGAGTACCTCGATCGTGCGGAAAAGTACTTTACTGCGGTTTCCAGTCTTCCGGTTAAAACAGTTCAAGTTGCGAATTTCGAAGAATTCTTAAGGCATTTTAGAGGTCAATGGCCCGACACTCAAAGTGTGGTATTGGATTTGGCCATGATCGAGAAAGACGGCCCACGTGCCATTGCGATCTATGAATCATCAAGCCCTCGGGTGCAAAGACAAATTGAAGCCTATCAAGAGTGGCAGCTAGAACAACTCAAAGCGATGGCCGAATCTGACAAGACGGCGCAAAGTTACCTTCAGTCCAAAGAGCTGGTCGGAAACGCTTTGCATTTGTTGCAAGATCCCTCTGGCAAAACTTTGGCAAAAGAGTGGTTGTTGGAACAAAACGAGAATCTTTTTAAAAAGCATATGCAGGAATTTGATCGCATCGGTGAAAAGATTGCCAACTCTGAGATGGCTCAGTCCACCGACGTTTCCATGAAGATTGTGTTGCAAACGATGCTGACTGAATACTTCGCAAGGCTTTCCCCGCAGTCTAAAAAACTCATTGTATCTTCTTTCTTAGGAGGCAACCTCCACGCGAACGACATGCAAAAGTTCGAGATTATGGTTCAAAATTCCGGACCTCAGTTGCAAAAGCTTTTGCAAATCGTGGCAAGGCAAGGGGACTTGAATCCTGAAATGATCAAGGTCTTTAAATCTTTGGAAGATGCAGTTCGTCCTGTTCCCTATAGACAAGTTGAAGAAATACTTGCCAACGAAAAGGCAAACTACAAGTTTATATATTTCGAGAATAAACCCATTGGCGTCGGGACGATGGCGCAAGTCCACAGAGCGAAAATCCTGGTTGAGGGTGTTCGCAAAGATGTGGTTGTTCGGTTCATTAAACCGGATATCGAAAAGCGCGTGGAAGAAGATGGCCGTATTCTCAAAGAGGTGGCAGCCATCTTGGATAGTAATCCTGAATTTGCAAAGACAGGGGCCCCCAAGTTGGCTCCCATTGTAGCCGATGTCACAGCGACTGTGACAGCAGAGCTCAGTCAGGAAGACACGATTGCCAGACAGAAGATGGCGGCGTCTCGCTACAATCAGACCACATTTATGAAAACGCCAGAATATAAAAACAGCATCGAGTTCCATGTCCCGGGAATTTATGCTCCAGAAACTCCAAAATCGAAACTCATGGTTCAGGAGCTTGTCATTGGTAAAAAACTCGATAAAGAGGCGGCCGCTTGGGCGGAGCTGGCACCGAACCTCAAAAAAGGTGTCGTCGAGGCCTTGGCCAAAATGTGGGGCCAGGAGGTTCTGTTCGGTGGTGGTTTCTATCATTCGGATTTGCATCAGGGAAACTTCATGGTGCGACTCACAGACGAGAAAGTTCGTGTGAACATCCTGGATTTCGGAATGGGCGGTGTGATTCCTGCTGATTTACAGCGCCAGGTTATGGTGTTGGGCGCTGGTATCGAATTGAAAAATCCTGAATTGGTGGCTCGCAGCTTTTGGAAGATTAGTAACAAGTCAGTCAATGAAGTCACCGAGCAACAATTGAAGTCCCTGGTTGTAGCTCGTATGAAAGCGGGAATAACAAATCCAGATGAGATTTCAATCGATGGCTGGACAAAGTGGGCCATGAATCATGGTTTGCGTCTTCCCTATGATTTTATCAGTTTGAATCGCGGTATCGTGATCGTGAATAAGCTTTTGCAAGACAGCGGAAGTAAGTTCTCAATCTCCAATATGATCAAGTCCTTTGCTTTTCAAAATCCAATGCTGGTTTATCGCCGCCTGGTTCTTGAAGAAAAACTATCTCATGCAGATTTGATGAAGTTGGGACTTCAGGAAATTATTGGGATGGTTAGAAGTCCGGAGGCATTAACTTCTCCGAAGATGCCAGCGACCTTCAGATGTGAAGCGGTTTTACTCTAAAACAGGGAAACTGTAGTTTGGCAGTACGAAATTAAGAGTAGGAAATTTTGCAGGAACTATTTGTTTATAGAGTCTAGGCTCATCAACAATGTGGCTATTTGGGAGGAA
The nucleotide sequence above comes from Bdellovibrio svalbardensis. Encoded proteins:
- a CDS encoding DUF6765 family protein; the encoded protein is MQIDFHLGITYVLARMSGFSPFEANTIASSSQYVDDAIHSGTILFENHSAYQFQASAHKMLDYRNFKELANHHVWIPFHFIPGNEVRVGTVDSLVQKLICRPNSPVAQDILKECIENFQKSFGYHLLGVTTHAFVDTWAHQGFAGITHPVNKVAEIFDDEGVLDAVMMKNRRKYYRRNPFRRIYDWILSFFVGESNPIGHGTVLSYPDLPYLRWRYEDWEGRIIRRDNPAEYMQAVHHVLEFYKSIRKAHNMPVVKIFDEDLTKIKEFIETIDHEEGDERLEKWREYIQCGHFTFGTDTWKYSVEGPESWLKEAFDIDIQTEFEFKNVPYKDSFLGSNWKLMHDALLFYRFTVLHDVLPKYQICVA
- a CDS encoding alpha/beta hydrolase gives rise to the protein MTHQSTSLEFTERMAGHFIEKQFTLSANSPLKRNDFVQIEEANERTPFEFTLTIKVNDLDQFIVDPLLQAIAFGKITNFQGGQDLTVETGLFNLFVRSEASPDLDTAKEMHYTLFLKDSQGKAWTFFGFKEVLKEDSFEMWNQTTTLYYYLWEGHSTFDHPANKKVQGVGILRISVSDFIKQLGTFKSNAPSALEEQNAVIKFLNVFASNLWVAYAPFIFTTTSARWNEHLFPVNSTQGVALGEKHLYPLDTQDGLTISVQRFKAKETKNVVLLLHGLTTSTDMYIMPEHQNFVNYLHANGFTDVWSLDWRGSGRFVYNLMPHRYNIDDIAKNDIPKAIEFIRQACGEDVKIHVVSHCVGSLSFMASLAAGHVKGIASVISNSVSLTPKVRWQAFLKMIFGPELLEYLFGYAYISPRMPYFPGPGFGKWLYWMERGIRHECKEPACHLVSFMWGWGYPAAYVHRNIHPTTHRRLADLFGGTSFHYYRHIRKMLFAKASVSFDKKTNYLQESQKRDLPPILFISGSENNIFPGSNKMTYEALKTGKNASRVQYLEFPGYGHQDTFMGQYSHIEVFPKLLAFLKEQKV
- a CDS encoding MOSC domain-containing protein, whose amino-acid sequence is MRIEELYIYPVKSARAQALKEMKMTHEGPEGDRQWMLIDENGKFISQRTVPKLATLEVFHETAALTMGFEKMFFKISKNNSFQRKVKVSVWNDTFEAALEPDLYSQALSQYLGVNCRLVRYAPYSQRRVLSHAADWKPEVRFADGRPLQLVNLKSLEELNSRLAQPVGVDRFRANIIFQGEKAYEEETWKKIKVGEVVFSLPKKCARCTIITIDQKTGIPSGPDPLKTLAGYRREGNGVFFGTLWIPENEGLIRVGDSLQVLE
- a CDS encoding AarF/UbiB family protein, translating into MLRQILAIILVATGLLFASLSLASSHKNGAQKELYLSYEQRLALTYAMMAHGEKPEVQREYLDRAEKYFTAVSSLPVKTVQVANFEEFLRHFRGQWPDTQSVVLDLAMIEKDGPRAIAIYESSSPRVQRQIEAYQEWQLEQLKAMAESDKTAQSYLQSKELVGNALHLLQDPSGKTLAKEWLLEQNENLFKKHMQEFDRIGEKIANSEMAQSTDVSMKIVLQTMLTEYFARLSPQSKKLIVSSFLGGNLHANDMQKFEIMVQNSGPQLQKLLQIVARQGDLNPEMIKVFKSLEDAVRPVPYRQVEEILANEKANYKFIYFENKPIGVGTMAQVHRAKILVEGVRKDVVVRFIKPDIEKRVEEDGRILKEVAAILDSNPEFAKTGAPKLAPIVADVTATVTAELSQEDTIARQKMAASRYNQTTFMKTPEYKNSIEFHVPGIYAPETPKSKLMVQELVIGKKLDKEAAAWAELAPNLKKGVVEALAKMWGQEVLFGGGFYHSDLHQGNFMVRLTDEKVRVNILDFGMGGVIPADLQRQVMVLGAGIELKNPELVARSFWKISNKSVNEVTEQQLKSLVVARMKAGITNPDEISIDGWTKWAMNHGLRLPYDFISLNRGIVIVNKLLQDSGSKFSISNMIKSFAFQNPMLVYRRLVLEEKLSHADLMKLGLQEIIGMVRSPEALTSPKMPATFRCEAVLL